The Spirosoma oryzicola genome contains a region encoding:
- a CDS encoding efflux RND transporter permease subunit, whose protein sequence is MIKAALAKPITVIVALAGIVLFAVLALLQIPVDIFPRLNLPTIYIAQPYGGMTPAQMEGFIATRYQNQLLYVSGIKNVEVKNIQGLCLVKCTFYEDVNMAQVSGEVANQVSRVMNYLPPGTVPPTVVRFDASSLPVGQLVFSSRRASLGEMQDLASTRIRPLFSQIPGASAPPPFGGNERTVVVKVNPERMRSYELTPDEIVQAVVKNNQISPAGSVQMGDYTVMTPSNTVLEKVGEFMNIPLRKGVGPTVFLRDVATVEDATDITVGYALVNGKRSVYIPVTKSADASTMSVVNALKARLPEMKALLPDDVQLTYEFDQSVYVTQAVHSLAVEGGLGAILTGLMVLLFLGDWRSSLIVILTIPVSILSAILLLNLTGQTINIMTLSGLALAIGILVDQATVVIENIHQHLEMGKAKARAILDACQEMSFPLLLITLCILAVFAPAFLMNGVPRGMFLPLSLSVGFSIIASYILSQVFVPVVANWWLKQHDHARPHQLSVLPDLAKQSEAQQELLEEKHPENVTGFERFKLGYLRLLDSLMARRVLVISVYGLVCALLIGVGFTQIGQDMMPRQNHAHQFQLRIVGPQGLRIERTEELTKRVIKQINDLVGPKNVAISSAFVGMTPSSYGTSALYVFNVGPHEAVLQINLSNEYPVESLDALKEQIRQRVRQKMPNVRLSFEPIDLTDKIMSQGAQTPIEILVGGKDLTEGQHYAKRLLTRLREIPYLRDLRINQPLSYPTVSIEIDRERAAQLGLSTDEISKSLVAATASSRFTAKNLWLDQSKGFAYQVQIQLEQDQMKSVADIQAIPLVKGQLRPTLGDIATITPTTVPGEYDRIGPRRIITVSANINNKDLGTATRDVQAAIAAAGDPPKGSVVELRGLAQLLQETLSSLQFGLGLAIVVVFLLLAANYQSFKVASVVLVSIPAVLAGSLTLLLITGQTLNLQSYMGIIMSVGVSVANALLLVTNAESLRLRYRDARAAARVAGAARLRPILMTALAMIAGMIPMASGLGESGEQTAPLGRAVIGGLLFSTVAALLILPVVFAAIQRKTEFDSPSLDPDDPTSTVYDGHAVAEPSESTITY, encoded by the coding sequence ATGATCAAAGCCGCCTTAGCCAAACCCATTACTGTTATTGTCGCGCTGGCGGGCATCGTTCTGTTTGCGGTGTTGGCGCTACTCCAGATCCCGGTCGACATTTTCCCCCGGCTGAACCTTCCCACGATTTATATTGCCCAGCCCTACGGCGGCATGACGCCAGCCCAGATGGAAGGCTTTATTGCGACCCGCTACCAGAACCAGTTGCTGTACGTATCGGGGATTAAAAATGTTGAAGTAAAGAATATTCAGGGGCTCTGTCTGGTCAAGTGTACCTTCTACGAAGATGTCAACATGGCGCAGGTATCGGGCGAAGTGGCCAATCAGGTTAGCCGGGTGATGAACTATCTGCCACCCGGTACCGTGCCACCCACCGTTGTCCGATTTGATGCGTCGAGCTTACCCGTTGGTCAGTTGGTGTTTAGCAGTCGCCGGGCATCGCTGGGCGAGATGCAGGATTTGGCTTCTACCCGCATCAGACCCTTATTTTCTCAAATTCCGGGGGCTTCCGCTCCTCCTCCATTCGGGGGAAATGAACGTACTGTCGTCGTAAAAGTGAATCCTGAGCGAATGCGCAGCTACGAGCTGACGCCCGACGAGATTGTGCAGGCGGTCGTAAAAAATAACCAGATTTCTCCCGCCGGCAGTGTACAAATGGGTGATTATACGGTGATGACACCCAGCAATACAGTGCTCGAGAAGGTAGGTGAGTTCATGAATATCCCCCTACGAAAAGGGGTTGGCCCTACCGTATTTCTGCGTGATGTTGCCACGGTGGAAGATGCGACCGACATCACCGTGGGGTATGCGCTGGTCAATGGTAAACGATCGGTCTACATTCCTGTGACGAAAAGTGCAGATGCATCAACGATGAGCGTCGTGAATGCGCTGAAAGCCAGATTGCCCGAAATGAAGGCACTGCTGCCGGATGATGTACAGCTTACGTACGAATTTGACCAGTCGGTCTACGTCACGCAGGCGGTGCATAGTCTGGCCGTGGAAGGCGGATTAGGCGCAATTCTGACGGGTCTGATGGTACTGCTCTTCCTTGGCGACTGGCGCAGTTCGCTGATTGTAATTCTGACCATTCCGGTTTCAATACTGAGTGCAATTTTGCTCTTAAACCTGACGGGACAAACCATCAACATCATGACCCTGTCGGGGCTGGCGCTGGCAATCGGGATTCTGGTCGATCAGGCAACAGTGGTCATCGAGAACATTCACCAGCATCTGGAAATGGGAAAAGCCAAGGCTCGTGCTATTCTGGATGCTTGTCAGGAAATGTCATTTCCGTTGCTGCTCATCACGTTGTGCATTCTGGCAGTTTTTGCCCCGGCTTTTCTCATGAATGGCGTACCGCGTGGAATGTTCCTACCCCTTTCGCTGTCGGTTGGATTTTCAATTATCGCGTCCTACATCCTCTCGCAGGTGTTTGTGCCGGTTGTGGCCAACTGGTGGTTGAAACAGCATGACCATGCCCGTCCGCACCAATTAAGCGTATTACCTGATCTGGCCAAACAGTCAGAGGCTCAGCAAGAACTACTCGAAGAAAAGCATCCTGAAAACGTAACTGGTTTTGAGCGATTCAAATTAGGTTACCTCCGGCTGCTGGACAGTCTGATGGCCCGCCGGGTACTCGTTATTAGTGTTTATGGACTGGTTTGTGCGCTGTTGATTGGCGTTGGCTTTACTCAAATTGGTCAGGATATGATGCCCCGCCAAAATCACGCGCACCAGTTCCAACTGCGTATTGTCGGGCCACAGGGATTACGCATTGAACGCACTGAGGAATTAACCAAACGAGTTATCAAGCAGATTAACGATTTGGTTGGTCCCAAAAACGTAGCCATTTCGTCGGCTTTCGTGGGGATGACACCGTCCAGTTACGGCACCAGCGCTCTGTATGTATTCAACGTCGGACCGCATGAAGCCGTTCTCCAGATCAATCTATCCAACGAATACCCGGTTGAGTCGCTGGATGCGCTGAAAGAGCAGATTCGGCAACGGGTCCGGCAAAAAATGCCAAACGTCCGGCTGTCATTCGAACCCATCGACCTGACCGATAAAATCATGAGCCAGGGCGCGCAAACACCCATCGAAATTCTGGTGGGGGGTAAAGACCTCACTGAAGGACAGCACTACGCCAAACGCCTGTTGACCCGCCTGCGCGAGATTCCGTACCTGCGCGATTTACGCATCAATCAACCGCTGAGTTACCCGACGGTATCGATTGAAATAGACCGCGAACGGGCGGCTCAACTGGGCCTGAGCACCGACGAGATTTCTAAATCGCTGGTAGCCGCTACCGCATCGAGTCGGTTCACGGCCAAAAACCTGTGGCTCGACCAGTCGAAAGGATTTGCGTATCAGGTGCAGATTCAGCTGGAGCAGGATCAGATGAAGTCCGTGGCCGACATTCAGGCGATTCCGCTGGTGAAAGGGCAGCTGCGACCCACGCTTGGCGACATAGCGACTATTACCCCCACGACCGTACCAGGTGAATACGACCGCATCGGTCCCCGACGGATCATTACTGTATCGGCCAACATTAATAACAAAGATTTGGGAACAGCAACGCGGGATGTACAGGCGGCTATCGCAGCGGCTGGTGACCCACCGAAAGGCTCCGTGGTTGAACTACGCGGACTGGCACAACTGCTTCAGGAGACGCTCAGCAGTCTGCAATTTGGCCTGGGTCTGGCGATTGTGGTGGTCTTTCTGTTGCTAGCGGCCAATTATCAATCGTTCAAGGTGGCCAGTGTGGTGCTAGTCAGCATCCCGGCCGTACTGGCGGGATCGCTCACGCTGCTGCTCATCACGGGGCAAACCCTAAATCTACAATCGTACATGGGCATTATCATGTCGGTGGGTGTATCGGTGGCGAATGCGCTGCTGCTGGTGACCAACGCCGAATCGTTGCGACTCCGCTACCGTGATGCCCGGGCGGCCGCGCGGGTGGCGGGTGCGGCTCGACTACGACCGATCCTGATGACGGCGCTGGCTATGATTGCCGGGATGATTCCGATGGCGAGCGGGCTGGGTGAATCGGGTGAACAAACCGCGCCACTGGGCCGGGCTGTGATTGGCGGATTGCTTTTTTCGACCGTAGCGGCCCTGCTGATTCTACCCGTCGTTTTTGCGGCCATCCAGCGTAAAACCGAGTTCGATTCGCCCTCGCTCGACCCCGACGACCCAACCAGTACGGTCTACGACGGGCATGCTGTCGCCGAACCGTCCGAATCGACTATCACCTATTAA
- a CDS encoding efflux RND transporter periplasmic adaptor subunit, which produces MNIYSVLRPCLHVALITGTGFLLSQCGNSSAEKNAMAETPVDEEIRYETIRVTASRPTSELSLPGELESYYETDLYPRVSSYVKALHVDIGDQVRKGQVLAELEAPELTANLTEAYSKVKAAEAVYGASKGTFLRVLRTSRTLGAISPVDLETSRTKAISDSLAVVAANAHYNSVQQLVSYLKITAPFTGVITDRRLSPGAFVGPGGQNGVPMLKIKQLDRLRLRIAVPEAYLGDIRRGNPVQFSVRSFRNQTFTGRINRVSNSVRPETRSEMIEIDFPNKGGMLKPGMFASVRLPVSSSGEGSLYVPKSAIISTLDRTFVQKIEDGKAVRVTVQKGDDTAGQTQVFGDLKPGDILLKTASDDISDQAAVKTQLVSQ; this is translated from the coding sequence ATGAATATATATTCTGTTCTGCGCCCTTGTTTGCACGTAGCGCTCATCACCGGTACGGGATTTCTGCTGAGCCAGTGCGGCAACTCATCTGCCGAAAAAAACGCGATGGCCGAAACGCCGGTCGATGAAGAAATTCGGTACGAAACCATCCGGGTTACGGCTTCCCGCCCCACTTCAGAACTGAGCCTGCCGGGCGAGTTGGAAAGCTATTACGAGACCGACCTGTATCCCCGCGTGAGCAGCTACGTGAAGGCGCTACACGTCGATATTGGCGATCAGGTACGTAAAGGCCAGGTGCTGGCGGAACTGGAAGCCCCCGAGCTGACGGCGAATCTGACCGAAGCTTATTCGAAAGTAAAGGCCGCAGAAGCGGTTTACGGGGCTAGCAAAGGTACGTTTCTGCGTGTGCTACGAACCAGCCGCACGTTGGGCGCTATCTCGCCCGTTGACCTGGAAACCTCGCGTACGAAAGCTATTTCGGATAGTTTAGCTGTGGTCGCGGCTAACGCTCACTATAATTCCGTACAGCAGCTCGTGAGCTACCTCAAAATAACGGCGCCCTTTACCGGCGTTATCACCGACCGTCGACTGTCGCCCGGTGCGTTCGTAGGACCGGGTGGGCAGAACGGTGTACCTATGCTAAAAATCAAACAGCTCGACCGGCTCCGGTTACGCATCGCCGTTCCAGAAGCCTACTTAGGCGATATTCGCCGGGGCAATCCGGTTCAGTTTTCGGTGCGTAGCTTTCGCAATCAAACATTTACGGGACGGATCAACCGTGTTTCCAACAGTGTGCGCCCCGAAACGCGCTCGGAAATGATCGAAATTGATTTTCCCAACAAAGGGGGCATGCTAAAACCGGGTATGTTTGCCTCGGTCCGGCTACCGGTCAGTTCGTCAGGCGAAGGCAGCTTATACGTACCTAAATCAGCCATTATCAGTACGCTGGACCGTACATTCGTACAGAAGATAGAGGATGGCAAAGCCGTTCGAGTAACGGTACAAAAAGGAGACGACACTGCTGGCCAGACGCAGGTTTTTGGCGACCTGAAGCCAGGCGACATTCTGCTGAAAACCGCCAGCGATGACATTAGCGACCAGGCAGCGGTGAAAACACAATTAGTGAGTCAGTAA